The following coding sequences lie in one Acropora palmata chromosome 3, jaAcrPala1.3, whole genome shotgun sequence genomic window:
- the LOC141876352 gene encoding uncharacterized protein LOC141876352, translating into MQSSCKRQSSRLHCLSINIFLLGFAAGILNEDHAVMDMIQRINNKTDPASEDVSIIETDIRLPPPESAAAIGEFSSSLRLRSRLWPGGVVPYVLDSTIVNRTRHVKVLHEAMKIWENVSCVRFVQRTNQRRYARVWYGPRGCNSNIGALWSRPSELSLGLRCDHVSIATHELGHLLGFGHEHSRPDRDEYVDILWENISPAHHKIFKKDSHWIFHSFGTPYDYNSIMHYGTYHFSKNGRRTIVSRKPNVRWFGNRYPSKVDIIQMNLMYSCPEFPVFPDHFSVQSTAPSFYNCIKIDQPRDREWGTRYLCYKPALKNFNIKWSRDGPITGHDCINTIMPFERSAAIWADSFLCVPQSSVLRLIWSTRPLNGRKCLAMRERRSYFLCGELKYGKIDGGWSRWSSWRACSHKCGGGFRMRERSCDSPTPKYGGTTCRGDYYESSACNTGRCPEFPSWPDDFKFLFIGFTPRRKQCIPIYERYQYSTWARAKLCWPSNKRQIVLRWSDSGKIKDMQCTRITERSGRYQSYGWRDNYLCTKNTPYNFRWSTNGPIRGLKCLQWYNPIMATRNLWQNSYLCAPQYPKPKRSARTGCYPTWRPFLVNGVANCYLSVSTKQLTWEEAQKYCQEEKSNLVSVTSKEEEHFLHTIRRGSVWIGLQKSRTLSWRWRDGSRLEFLNWSTGEPNNGGRSNVPENCAMLNSYQNKWNDFPCSTKFNFICKMRGGV; encoded by the exons ATGCAAAGCAGCTGTAAACGTCAGAGCTCTCGTCTTCATTGCCTTAGCATTAACATCTTTCTGTTGGGGTTCGCCGCTGGCATCTTGAATGAGGACCACGCTGTGATGGATATGATACAAAGAATTAACAACAAAACTG ACCCAGCGTCCGAAGATGTCAGCATAATTGAGACCGACATTCGTCTCCCACCGCCAGAGTCCGCAGCTGCAATTGGAGAGTTTTCCAGTTCCCTGCGGCTACGTTCAAGGCTTTGGCCTGGGGGCGTAGTTCCTTACGTTCTAGATTCTACTATAG TGAACCGCACAAGACACGTAAAAGTGTTGCACGAGGCGATGAAAATCTGGGAAAACGTCTCGTGCGTCAGGTTCGTACAACGAACAAATCAGCGTCGGTACGCGCGTGTTTGGTATGGTCCCAGAGG CTGCAATTCCAATATTGGTGCATTGTGGAGCAGACCCTCAGAACTATCCCTTGGATTGAGATGTGATCATGTTTCTATTGCAACTCATGAGCTGGGTCACTTACTGGGTTTTGGGCACGAGCATTCAAGACCTGATAGAGATGAGTATGTGGATATCCTATGGGAAAATATTAGTCCAG CTCATcataaaatctttaaaaaggaCAGTCATTGGATTTTTCACAGTTTTGGAACACCTTATGACTACAATTCTATTATGCACTACGGCACTTACCATTTCTCCAAAAACGGACGGCGAACCATTGTATCACGCAAGCCCAACGTTAGATGGTTTGGAAATCGTTATCCAAGCAAGGTGGATATTATACAG atGAATCTTATGTACTCGTGCCCAG AATTCCCAGTTTTTCCAGATCACTTCTCAGTCCAGTCCACGGCTCCTTCATTTTACAATTGTATCAAAATCGATCAGCCACGTGACAGAGAGTGGGGAACCAGATACTTGTGTTACAAGCCGGCCTTGAAGAATTTCAATATCAAGTGGTCCAGGGATGGACCAATCACTGGCCATGATTGTATCAATACCATCATGCCCTTCGAGCGTAGTGCCGCAATCTGGGCTGACAGTTTCCTTTGCGTCCCTCAAAGCAGTGTACTGAGATTGATCTGGTCGACGCGACCATTAAATGGACGGAAATGTTTGGCGATGAGGGAAAGACGAAGTTATTTCCTCTGTGGGGAGTTGAAATATGGAAAGATAG ATGGTGGATGGTCCAGGTGGTCCTCATGGCGTGCATGCAGCCACAAGTGTGGTGGTGGATTTCGAATGCGGGAACGGTCATGTGACTCACCTACTCCCAAATATGGTGGAACCACTTGCAGAGGAGACTACTATGAAAGTTCCGCTTGTAACACAGGTCGCTGCCCAG AATTTCCATCTTGGCCGGACGATTTCAAGTTCTTATTCATAGGGTTCACTCCGAGACGAAAACAATGTATCCCCATTTATGAGCGGTACCAATACTCAACTTGGGCTCGCGCTAAACTGTGTTGGCCCAGCAACAAGAGACAAATCGTCCTTCGGTGGTCTGATTCTGGGAAAATAAAGGACATGCAGTGCACAAGGATTACAGAACGAAGTGGAAGATATCAAAGTTATGGATGGCGTGACAATTATCTCTGTACCAAGAACACACCTTATAA CTTTAGATGGTCCACAAACGGACCAATCAGAGGTTTGAAGTGTCTACAATGGTACAACCCTATTATGGCTACGCGAAACCTCTGGCAGAATAGTTACCTTTGTGCACCGCAGTATCCTAAACCAAAACGTT CGGCAAGAACTGGGTGCTACCCAACATGGCGCCCCTTCCTTGTGAATGGCGTAGCAAATTGTTATCTCTCGGTAAGCACAAAACAGCTAACATGGGAGGAGGCACAGAAATATTGCCAGGAGGAAAAATCGAACCTGGTCAGCGTCACaagcaaagaagaagaacattTCCTCCACACGATCAGAAGGGGAAGCGTGTGGATTGGACTTCAAAAGAGCAGGACTCTGAGTTGGAGATGGAGGGATGG GAGCCGGTTAGAGTTCCTGAATTGGTCTACCGGTGAACCCAATAATGGCGGTAGGTCAAACGTACCTGAAAATTGCGCCATGCTGAATAGTTATCAGAACAAATGGAATGACTTCCCGTGCAGcacaaaattcaatttcatcTGCAAGATGCGAGGAG GGGTTTGA